Proteins co-encoded in one Trueperella abortisuis genomic window:
- a CDS encoding methyltransferase domain-containing protein: MRFPLPVRDAVTETPLECHYHDQGLCRSCTLIEVPQDQQLVAKQARAEEALAPYMGGDWLEPWASGREAFRNKVKLVVTGTAARPRLGILGPKGGQDLRDCPLPTPGIQLATPALAQFVSECGFQPYDVASDRGVLKFVIVTESPSGELMIRFVARRRGVQGMLFKKLERLRELVPAAWVVSLNVQPEHKAVIEGEEEILISEESELPMRLDVAGAELSLNLRPKSFFQTNTEAAQVLYSRAVEWVTELAGAGADAPGRVAAGPTTAWDLYCGVGGFALALSRAGMSVVGVETQEQAVEAARESAKKMAAAGALGEARFVVADARTWAEEQDERPDVVVVNPPRRGIGPELAAWIARSGVGTVLYSSCNVSSLAKDVAAMGGYEVAKAQVVDMFPHTDHFETVVLLRRTGR; the protein is encoded by the coding sequence ATGCGATTTCCCCTTCCCGTCCGCGACGCCGTAACCGAGACACCCCTCGAGTGCCACTACCACGACCAGGGGCTTTGTCGGTCCTGCACGCTGATCGAGGTTCCGCAGGATCAGCAGCTGGTGGCCAAGCAGGCACGCGCCGAGGAAGCGCTGGCGCCCTACATGGGCGGAGACTGGCTGGAACCGTGGGCGTCGGGGCGGGAGGCCTTCCGCAACAAGGTCAAACTGGTGGTGACGGGCACGGCCGCGCGACCGCGGCTCGGGATCCTGGGGCCGAAGGGCGGCCAGGACCTGCGCGACTGCCCCCTTCCCACGCCCGGCATCCAACTCGCCACCCCAGCGCTGGCCCAGTTCGTGAGCGAGTGCGGGTTCCAGCCCTACGATGTGGCCAGCGACCGCGGGGTTTTGAAATTCGTGATCGTCACCGAGTCGCCGAGCGGGGAACTGATGATCCGCTTCGTCGCGCGGCGTCGTGGCGTGCAAGGGATGCTGTTCAAGAAGCTGGAGCGCCTGCGGGAGTTGGTGCCGGCGGCGTGGGTGGTTTCGCTCAACGTCCAACCCGAGCACAAGGCCGTGATCGAGGGCGAGGAGGAGATCCTCATCTCGGAGGAGTCTGAACTGCCGATGCGGCTCGACGTGGCAGGCGCGGAGCTGAGCCTGAACCTGCGCCCAAAGTCGTTCTTCCAGACCAACACTGAGGCCGCGCAGGTGCTGTACTCGCGGGCCGTGGAATGGGTGACCGAGCTGGCCGGTGCTGGCGCGGATGCGCCCGGGCGGGTAGCTGCCGGGCCGACGACGGCGTGGGACCTGTACTGCGGGGTCGGCGGGTTTGCGCTGGCGCTTTCGCGGGCGGGGATGAGCGTGGTCGGCGTCGAGACGCAGGAGCAGGCCGTCGAGGCGGCAAGGGAGTCGGCGAAGAAGATGGCCGCGGCCGGCGCGCTGGGCGAGGCGCGCTTCGTCGTCGCGGACGCGAGGACGTGGGCGGAGGAGCAGGACGAGCGCCCGGACGTCGTCGTCGTGAATCCGCCAAGGCGCGGGATCGGGCCGGAGCTGGCGGCGTGGATCGCGCGGTCGGGGGTGGGCACGGTGCTGTACTCGTCGTGTAACGTGAGTTCGCTGGCGAAGGACGTGGCGGCGATGGGCGGCTACGAAGTGGCGAAAGCGCAGGTGGTGGACATGTTCCCGCATACGGACCACTTCGAAACGGTGGTGCTGCTGCGGCGCACTGGCAGGTAG
- the hrpB gene encoding ATP-dependent helicase HrpB produces the protein MERLLANLPDLPVARGLADIARQRGNIVITAPPGSGKTMLVPVLMASVVAGTVPVELGGAGTARRGAAGKVVVVQPRRVAARAAARRIAYLLGEPVGRQVGFRVRGQTTPGSRVEMVTPGVMLRMLQNDPELAGVGAVIVDEIHERDLDTDLATAFLLDVQDTLRPDLRLVAMSATLEAGRFAELMGGTVVDIPGAIHPVQIEERLGPRALTDVGHGVVVSRDFLAHVARVVGEAAQWAAGAGRADAGTGRAGSVLVFLPGVGEIEKMRALLAGAPLPVLALHGSMPAKEQDRVLAGGEDRIILATSLAESSLTVPGVRAVVDAGLAREPRFDPRTGISGLVTVHASRARLDQRAGRAGREGPGRAWRCLSYARAVEFSQPEILVGDVTGASLQAAAWGNPGMAGLRLLDYPKPAAGEAARRTLEAIGAVDRSSSITTRGRLLAGMPLSPQLGRALVEGAEIVGARRASEVVALLSLAPRIPGADLAAQLRRAGSDREWAREAKRLRALAGEIVGSAGGRMGGAPAGAGSGASRAGVDEELAVVVVLAYPQWVARRRGRGYVLANGAGAVLEDGSPLEGQEWLAVAELGEAQGRADAVIRAAVPVTPEDALTYGPGVSERVETEVRAMNVKGVRVRSLGAIELGREPVRLTKEQVASARAREVARAGVGVLDWPAAATALRERLAFVRDAVGEPWPDVSDEALAARVDDWLTPLLGAGKPDLLAGLRALLPWPQAARLDELAPERIATPTGSAKVDYSSGRPTVRLRLQECFGWTATPKLAGVPVTLELLSPAQRPLAITQDLASFWEGPYLQVRAEMRGRYPRHPWPEDPLTATPTRRAKRRGER, from the coding sequence GTGGAGCGGCTGCTTGCGAACCTGCCGGACCTGCCCGTCGCGCGCGGGCTGGCCGACATCGCGCGCCAGCGCGGCAACATCGTGATCACGGCCCCTCCCGGTTCGGGTAAGACGATGCTGGTGCCGGTGCTGATGGCAAGCGTCGTGGCCGGGACCGTGCCGGTAGAGCTGGGCGGGGCCGGCACCGCGCGTCGGGGCGCGGCGGGTAAGGTCGTCGTCGTGCAGCCGAGGCGGGTGGCGGCGCGGGCAGCGGCCCGACGCATCGCCTACCTCCTGGGCGAGCCGGTGGGGCGGCAGGTGGGGTTCCGGGTGCGCGGGCAGACGACGCCGGGCAGCCGGGTGGAGATGGTGACGCCGGGCGTCATGCTGAGAATGCTGCAGAACGATCCGGAGCTGGCCGGTGTGGGCGCGGTGATTGTGGACGAGATCCATGAGCGTGACCTCGATACCGACCTCGCCACGGCCTTCCTCCTCGACGTGCAGGACACGCTGCGGCCCGACCTTCGGCTGGTGGCGATGTCGGCGACCCTGGAGGCCGGACGCTTCGCGGAGCTGATGGGTGGCACGGTCGTGGACATACCCGGGGCGATCCACCCGGTGCAAATCGAGGAGCGACTCGGGCCGCGAGCGCTGACGGACGTGGGCCACGGGGTGGTGGTCAGCCGGGACTTCCTCGCACACGTGGCGCGCGTGGTCGGGGAGGCGGCGCAGTGGGCTGCGGGCGCCGGACGGGCCGACGCGGGAACGGGGCGGGCCGGCTCCGTGCTGGTCTTCTTGCCGGGCGTGGGCGAGATCGAGAAGATGCGCGCGCTGCTCGCGGGTGCGCCGCTACCAGTGCTGGCCCTGCACGGGTCGATGCCGGCCAAGGAACAGGACCGCGTGCTTGCCGGCGGGGAGGATCGGATCATCTTGGCCACGTCCCTGGCGGAGTCGTCGCTCACGGTTCCGGGTGTGCGCGCCGTCGTCGACGCCGGGCTGGCCCGCGAGCCGCGCTTCGACCCGCGCACGGGAATCTCGGGGCTGGTGACCGTGCATGCGTCGCGGGCGAGGCTAGATCAGCGCGCCGGCAGGGCCGGGCGTGAGGGGCCGGGCAGGGCGTGGCGCTGCCTGAGCTACGCGCGGGCGGTGGAGTTTTCGCAGCCGGAGATCCTGGTCGGCGACGTGACGGGGGCGAGCCTGCAGGCCGCCGCGTGGGGCAACCCAGGGATGGCCGGCCTGCGGCTACTCGACTACCCCAAGCCCGCGGCCGGCGAGGCGGCGCGCCGCACGCTGGAGGCGATCGGCGCCGTGGACCGCTCCAGTTCGATCACGACGCGCGGGCGGCTACTGGCCGGCATGCCGCTCTCCCCGCAACTCGGGCGCGCCCTGGTGGAGGGCGCCGAGATCGTGGGCGCCCGGCGAGCATCTGAGGTGGTCGCGCTGCTATCGCTGGCTCCACGCATCCCCGGGGCGGACCTGGCGGCGCAGCTGCGCCGAGCGGGCAGCGACCGCGAGTGGGCCCGGGAGGCAAAACGGCTCCGCGCGCTGGCGGGTGAGATCGTGGGCTCGGCCGGCGGCCGGATGGGCGGCGCACCTGCGGGAGCCGGGTCGGGTGCAAGCCGGGCGGGCGTGGACGAGGAGCTCGCCGTCGTCGTCGTGCTGGCCTACCCGCAGTGGGTGGCGCGTCGGCGCGGGCGCGGATACGTGCTGGCGAACGGCGCGGGGGCGGTGCTGGAGGACGGCTCGCCGCTGGAGGGCCAGGAGTGGCTGGCGGTCGCGGAGCTGGGTGAGGCGCAGGGGCGCGCGGATGCGGTGATAAGGGCGGCCGTGCCGGTGACGCCGGAGGACGCCCTGACGTACGGGCCGGGCGTGAGCGAACGGGTGGAGACCGAGGTGCGCGCCATGAACGTCAAGGGCGTGCGAGTGCGGAGCCTGGGGGCCATCGAACTGGGGCGCGAGCCGGTTCGCCTCACGAAAGAGCAGGTGGCGAGCGCGCGGGCGCGGGAGGTCGCGCGGGCCGGCGTCGGGGTGCTGGACTGGCCGGCGGCGGCAACCGCGCTTCGGGAACGGCTGGCATTCGTCCGCGACGCCGTGGGGGAACCCTGGCCCGACGTGTCCGACGAGGCGCTGGCCGCGCGCGTCGACGACTGGCTGACCCCGCTGCTCGGCGCTGGGAAGCCGGACCTGCTGGCCGGATTGCGGGCGCTGCTTCCGTGGCCGCAGGCCGCACGGCTGGACGAGCTCGCCCCGGAACGAATCGCCACCCCTACGGGGAGCGCGAAGGTGGATTATTCGAGCGGCCGGCCGACCGTGCGGCTACGGCTCCAGGAGTGCTTCGGGTGGACGGCCACGCCGAAGCTGGCCGGGGTGCCGGTGACGCTCGAGCTACTCTCCCCCGCCCAGCGGCCGCTGGCGATCACCCAGGATCTGGCGTCGTTCTGGGAGGGGCCCTACCTGCAGGTGCGGGCCGAGATGCGCGGGCGCTATCCGCGTCATCCGTGGCCTGAGGATCCGCTGACGGCGACGCCGACGCGGCGGGCCAAGCGGCGCGGCGAACGGTGA
- a CDS encoding TetR/AcrR family transcriptional regulator, whose amino-acid sequence MSPKILAPSVKEHHSMMFTKLVDCAEEILRGDGPAALTAGAVASRAGIARNSVYRYVESIDDLRLLVLERYIPGWQHRLDAALEVDAEPYEQLRTLVEITLDIGAEAGHQWLIDVVKAGLGRGKKDAAPSGTEIQARSDAVLNFHRELGRSIVGLWRKVTPDDAVVNAQMTRSILDAGLKLLDQGHSADEVKATTLALLDTLAGR is encoded by the coding sequence ATGAGTCCGAAGATTCTAGCTCCCTCCGTGAAGGAACATCACTCGATGATGTTTACCAAGCTGGTGGATTGTGCCGAAGAGATTCTGCGCGGGGACGGGCCGGCGGCGCTGACGGCGGGGGCCGTGGCCTCGCGGGCGGGGATCGCGCGCAACTCGGTGTACCGCTACGTGGAGTCGATCGACGACCTGCGCCTGCTCGTGCTCGAACGCTATATCCCTGGCTGGCAGCACCGGTTGGACGCGGCGCTCGAGGTGGACGCGGAACCATACGAACAGCTGCGCACGCTCGTGGAGATCACCCTCGACATCGGCGCGGAGGCCGGCCACCAGTGGCTGATTGACGTGGTCAAGGCTGGGCTTGGGCGCGGAAAGAAGGACGCGGCGCCGTCGGGGACGGAGATTCAGGCCCGCTCCGACGCCGTGCTCAACTTCCACCGCGAACTCGGGCGGAGCATCGTGGGGCTGTGGCGCAAGGTGACGCCGGATGATGCGGTTGTCAACGCCCAGATGACCCGCTCGATCCTTGACGCGGGCCTCAAGCTGCTCGACCAGGGCCATTCGGCTGACGAGGTGAAGGCGACGACGCTGGCGCTGCTGGACACGCTCGCCGGGCGCTAG